The genomic region ATTCTATTTCAATGATGATATCGCTTACCTTCAGTAGTAAATTTGACAACCCCAACTATTAGATCCACAGAGGTTGGCAAACTCATTGACAAACAGGACGATACCGAATAGTAGCGTGGCTTCATTAAgggaatttttgaaataatagctTCGGGAGGTATACTCAGTGAGGGAAACGCTTCAAGGAAGCTGAGTATTGTTGGCCTATTGGAATGCTTCCACTGCTCATACACCCCCACAtcctgaaataaattttacgtaagttaattttgcGACATATTTCAAACCCTAAgctatagttttttgttttttttagctgtgcacaggaaattgaaaaaaaaaaaatataaggccGCCGTACAACTTAGTGTCTTGAACTAATTTGCATGATATACCCAGGCAAGTTAttagattttgattggatttggtggttgggtgacctcttttcgtattgttgcaagtatttataattttcatttttaatagattcccatttgTACACCGATTGTGGAAGAGGAAAGTGTCAATATATACAATTACTTTAGTTTTTCCAAAGTTACAGTcagtgcgggagtgtttgttttataatgtgagttttgtttcttatttattttattgtttatattttttgtggtgttttagttgtcgtggcatttttataatgtcttaaataataataattataatattaattataatgtcttaaaaaaaagtcttaaattgttggtgtgtaattttctccttattttttccgctgagaaaggctcctggacgtggggccgaaatattcggagtatatttttatttttgttagctaaagtgtagtttatattttattatgttcactgctttacaaaaattaaacccgttttttcttcaaacaaatacaacgtagaaacaatagggaaagtttttttcaagacaatggaaattatttatgtagatatttcggccctatgtccaagggccgtcttcagcacaatacaatactatatatatatatataaaagaacttacatcaaattgtgagaattaaaactgattagttaaaaacacttattaaaacatatttttttttaaatatagccctagcatccttacttcagcgaagttcaaccaggactggcgaaaagaatgaaatgaagaaatataaactcattcaaactaaagagaataaaatgattagattcaatttcttaaagctaatcttgcttgtttagcagcctgtctcaaaggccttttcgtagttggttcagtactattttaaattggtttagtaaaatattttgttagatcatatttaattaaatttgagtataaagaatttagtgagtattcccccaagtccctgttcaaagaaatatttttatttattttgagattaatttcaattgattctcgaaccacctgttttattcccaaatcattactaatgagtgaagagttttcaaaaagtatcatgtgggacggattattaaatatatgccaacctagagcagaatcaaaggagttgttggaaccatttgaaattaaggccttgtctatgtcatttttatgctgttgtaaccttttgtctagattctgatgtattacatagtattttccgcaatcacagggtatttgatagacccctctttggcgagtaactggggtcttatctttacccgaatttaagaaattgatgattttaaaattattagtaaaaactacgaacagattattttttgtgcaaatattttttaattttgttgtaatctttgggatatacggaagatagacaatatttgagggcttatcaatagcctcacattgtgaagtatcttcttcgattttacaagaatatctttttattctacggctaattattttatttacaaaaggaatggggtatccattaccaaaaagaatatctctgataaaatttatttctgcatttatatatgaatcactttaattcaaatcaccccccacaagttaaaagagcagttgtaatttccctcattgatcgtgccctaaatatttgctcccattcatatataaatgcagaaataaattttatcagagatattctttttggtaatggatctaacaaaatattttactaaaccaatttataatagtactgaaccaactacgaaaaggcctttgagacaggctgctaaacaagcaagattagctttaagaaattgcatctaatcattttattctctttagtttgaatgagtttatatttcttcatttcattcttttcgccagtcctggttgaacttcgctgaagtaaggatgctagggctatatttaaaaaaaaaatatgttttaataagtgtttttaactaatcagttttaattctcacaatttgatgtaggttcttttatatatatatatatagtattgtattgtgctgaagacggcccttggacacagggccgaaatatctacataaataatttccattgtcttgaaaaaaactttccctattgtttctacgttgtatttgtttgttatggaaaggcagtgtggtcttcgtcgctattttcgtctagcttatggggagcagttgacctatgatatcttttattttattagtctaggtaaaaaacatgctaatattatcgatcaacaaaattttttagaatcctgtagaaaggaaaaccttattcccaagtctttaagatataaattacatttaaatacccgaaaagaagcgcaatttgcccatacactacagttaaaaaccctagtccatattattaaggacaaaaaacagaaacgacatattatttcttcagagagaaaatcgttggaaacttttttgctggaaaacctgtccaccgttgattttgctcaagttgttagattagaaaggaatttgtttagccacgattttcgcttgtccaaggaacgcctctataaaaaattagaaacttgaaatgcaaaaatctaaaaagaattacccggtgtaaaaaaaaaaaagaaaaaaaaaaaaagacgaatttgAAGTGAGACTACCTCGCCTTTGAATAATCGAAACTTAATGGCTATACAATTTGAGTTTAAAAAAGTACCTGTGAGAGCAAgttcaagttttctttttctgtttgatttgtaGCGTAGGTAGAGACTTCACTTAGAAGCAATTGGGTTGGGGGAGTTGTAATatccaaaaactttttgaacCACTCATATATTGTAGCAGGAGGTAGATTTTCATATGGAACCCATTCTTCCCTTGGacctgaaataaataaatttggagATATAAAGTAAAGGCAAGAATCCAAGAACAAACATGTAATATCACAACAGATAAAATATAAGGCTGTACAAAGGCACTGACTCAACAACTCGATTTAAGAACTACAAGCAAGAAaatgtaagctcagccagaatcAACCCAGCTCTAGATGGGTTCCTGGAGAAAAATGGGGAATACAAACGGGA from Artemia franciscana chromosome 5, ASM3288406v1, whole genome shotgun sequence harbors:
- the LOC136027084 gene encoding nitric oxide synthase, inducible-like isoform X2 gives rise to the protein MPENSHDMVSKLLKRLHLDSNFTSFVVQRLMIQKKTLTMEGPREEWVPYENLPPATIYEWFKKFLDITTPPTQLLLSEVSTYATNQTEKENLNLLSQDVGVYEQWKHSNRPTILSFLEAFPSLSIPPEAIISKIPLMKPRYYSVSSCLSMSLPTSVDLIVGVVKFTTEDGSSRNGLCSMYLNEAAVGTIVNAFFRREPGFHLPNDQSDPIILVAPDTAIYPVQVFLDASERTDES